One stretch of Cyclopterus lumpus isolate fCycLum1 chromosome 10, fCycLum1.pri, whole genome shotgun sequence DNA includes these proteins:
- the sowahab gene encoding ankyrin repeat domain-containing protein SOWAHA — MALTQESLLSFLLEHGGKVKNSELLNNFRRQINGSDPAEKQHNRDLFKKLVNSVAVVKQIDEVKFVVVKKRYQDFVKEAAHDASHETQMDDSLSSQNAIFSSTSPDRAESARIIYSDIENNNKCFPSRTNGNYYSGTTTVKVLNVPADQASRARKSGAVFAVIAVKSPPRDPAPGTQQDGLHSQVHPDSTSDKPITLVNKVSTPPVPTLNPIFPACNKGSRSDSQCWKTPLTEHVKTPGAPLVRPQNKRDDAKYSECVPLEPLAHEWLVKCAAGLWGHIYGLLLQDTRLAQKKDFMSGFTALHWAAKNGNSEMIHHIVDISRKRGTYVNINSKAHGGYTPLHVAAMHGHSDVMVLLLQRYGANVNERDHDGKKALHYLGDCVSAEVRALMGGLQQSKYGEKTEDDEYREHSKGFNTISKLFQPHKKQNTTKFAHEG; from the coding sequence ATGGCTTTGACCCAAGAATCTCTCTTGTCTTTTCTACTGGAGCACGGAGGCAAAGTGAAGAACTCGGAGCTGCTGAACAACTTCAGGAGACAAATCAACGGCAGCGATCCCGCGGAAAAGCAGCACAATAGGGACCTTTTCAAGAAGCTGGTGAACAGCGTCGCGGTGGTGAAACAGATCGACGAGGTGAAGTTTGTGGTTGTGAAGAAACGGTATCAGGACTTTGTTAAAGAGGCGGCACACGATGCCTCGCACGAGACGCAGATGGATGACAGTCTCTCGAGCCAAAATGCGATCTTTTCGTCCACGTCTCCTGATCGAGCCGAGTCCGCCAGGATCATTTACTCTGACATTGAGAACAATAACAAGTGCTTTCCCTCACGTACGAATGGAAACTATTACAGTGGTACAACCACCGTCAAAGTGCTGAATGTCCCCGCAGACCAGGCGAGCAGAGCGAGGAAATCTGGCGCTGTGTTCGCCGTCATAGCAGTGAAATCCCCTCCGAGAGACCCTGCACCAGGTACGCAGCAGGATGGACTACATTCCCAAGTGCATCCGGATTCAACGTCGGACAAACCAATCACGTTGGTAAACAAGGTTTCTACACCACCAGTGCCCACTCTGAATCCTATCTTTCCAGCTTGCAATAAGGGGTCACGAAGTGACTCCCAATGTTGGAAAACCCCACTGACAGAGCACGTGAAAACCCCCGGTGCCCCCCTGGTGAGGCCCCAAAACAAGAGAGATGATGCAAAGTACTCAGAGTGCGTCCCCTTGGAGCCATTAGCTCATGAGTGGCTGGTAAAGTGTGCGGCGGGGCTGTGGGGACACATCTACggtctgctgctgcaggacacGCGCTTAGCGCAGAAGAAAGACTTCATGTCAGGTTTCACAGCCCTGCACTGGGCTGCGAAGAACGGCAACAGCGAGATGATACACCACATCGTGGATATCTCCAGGAAAAGAGGCACGTATGTTAACATCAACAGCAAAGCGCATGGAGGATACACGCCTTTGCACGTCGCAGCCATGCACGGGCACAGTGACGTAATGGTTTTGCTCCTGCAACGTTATGGAGCAAATGTAAATGAGAGAGATCATGACGGCAAGAAGGCCCTCCATTACCTTGGCGATTGTGTGTCAGCTGAGGTCAGAGCACTTATGGGAGGACTGCAACAGAGCAAGTACGGGGAGAAGACAGAAGATGATGAATACAGAGAGCACTCAAAGGGCTTCAACACCATCAGTAAACTGTTCCAGCCTCACAAGAAGCAAAATACAACTAAATTTGCTCATGAAGGGTGA
- the LOC117737341 gene encoding septin-8-A-like: MAANDGDVFGHKEKRNLELGGHVGFDSLPDQLVSKSVAVGFCFNILCVGETGIGKSTLMNTLFNTTFENEEASHFQAEVQMRPQTYDLQESNVKLKLTTVHTVGFGDQINREESYKPILEYIDAQFGRYLEEELKINRSLFNCHDTRIHICLYFIAPTGHSLKSLDLITMKKLDSKVNIIPVIAKADTLSKSELDKLKIKIMSELVSNGVQIYQFPTDDEAIAEINTSMNTQLPFAVVGSLEEVKVGNKMVKARLYPWGSVQVENENHCDFVKLREMLLRVNMEDLREQTHARHYELYRRCKLEEMGFKDTDPDSQSFSLQDTYEAKRKEFLVDLQLKEEQMRQMFVNKVKETEAELKEKEKELHERFEQLKRMHQGEKKNLEEKRRELEEEMNAFNRRKVAAETLMGQALQGCSQQPFKKDKDKKNFFSLPSACSLTSGRNLN; the protein is encoded by the exons ATGGCGGCCAATGATGGGGACGTTTTCGGA CATAAAGAAAAGCGAAACCTGGAGCTCGGAGGTCACGTGGGGTTTGACAGTCTTCCAGACCAGTTGGTCAGTAAATCCGTTGCTGTGGGATTCTGCTTCAACATCCTGTGTGTAG GTGAGACAGGGATCGGCAAATCGACGTTAATGAACACTCTTTTCAACACGACATTTGAAAATGAGGAAGCCAGCCACTTTCAGGCTGAGGTACAGATGCGCCCACAAACATATGATCTGCAGGAGAGCAATGTCAAGCTCAAACTGACCACTGTGCACACTGTAGGGTTTGGAGACCAGATCAACAGAGAAGAAAG CTACAAACCCATTCTTGAATATATTGATGCCCAGTTTGGAAGGTATCTTGAGGAGGAGCTAAAAATAAACCGCTCCTTATTTAACTGCCATGACACCAGAATCCACATCTGTCTGTATTTCATCGCCCCCACTGGACACTCCCTGAAGTCTCTTGATCTCATCACAATGAAGAAACTCGACAGCAAA GTGAACATCATACCAGTTATTGCAAAGGCAGACACGCTTTCCAAGAGCGAACTGGACAAATTGAAGATCAAGATCATGAGTGAGCTGGTCAGTAATGGAGTACAGATTTATCAGTTCCCCACAGACGATGAAGCTATTGCAGAGATAAACACCTCTATGAAT ACTCAACTTCCCTTTGCTGTGGTTGGGAGTTTAGAAGAAGTTAAAGTGGGAAACAAGATGGTGAAAGCAAGGCTGTACCCCTGGGGATCCGTACAGG TGGAGAATGAAAACCATTGTGATTTTGTGAAGCTGAGGGAAATGCTACTGCGTGTGAACATGGAGGATCTCCGGGAGCAAACCCACGCTCGACACTATGAGCTCTATCGTCGCTGCAAGCTAGAAGAGATGGGCTTCAAGGACACAGATCCGGACAGCCAGTCATTCAG TCTTCAGGACACATACGAAGCCAAAAGGAAGGAGTTCCTTGTGGATCTGCAGCTCAAAGAAGAACAAATGAGACAGATGTTTGTAAACAAAGTGAAGGAGACAGAAGCTGagctgaaagaaaaggaaaaggag CTTCATGAGAGGTTTGAGCAGCTCAAGCGGATGCACCAGGGGGAAAAGAAGAATCTTGAGGAGAAAAGACGAGAACTGGAGGAGGAAATGAATGCCTTCAATAGAAGAAAGGTTGCAGCTGAGACGCTGATGGGACAGGCTCTCCAAGGCTGCTCACAACAACCATTCAAGAAGGACAAGGACAAGAAGAA CTTCTTTAGTCTTCCATCTGCGTGCTCCTTAACCTCAGGAAGGAATTTGAATTAG
- the ccng1 gene encoding cyclin-G1, producing MIDTVTGPGAQPFAVQLKALTDLEGRYQPKLSGLRLIESSQDNGLRMTTRLRELEVKDLLSLTRFFGFSSETFSLAISLLDRFLSVMKIQPKHLSCVGLSCFYIAVKSAEEEKNVPLANELIRISQNRFIVSDMMRMEKIIMEKLYWKVKAPTALRFLRLFHSHIQKQLDDESKKILSLERLEAQLKACHCSFVFSKLKPSLLAMALLCYEALEQHDPEYTDNIPEALKGLQQQLNIRDGDLVCVRELVGKCLAEYATTRCSRHSIQRLRWTISGRTARQLKHSYYKITHLPTIPESAC from the exons ATGATCGACACAGTGACCGGACCCGGAGCACAGCCCTTTGCAGTTCAGCTGAAGGCCCTGACGGATCTGGAGGGCCGATACCAACCAAAGCTGAGCGGCTTGAGACTCATCGAGAGCTCCCAGGACAATGGTCTCAGGATGACCACCAGACTGAGGGAGCTGGAGGTGAAGGACCTGCTCTCTCTGACCAGGTTCTTTGGTTTCAGCTCGGAGACCTTCTCACTGGCCATCAGCTTGTTGGATCGATTCCTCTCTGTGATGAAG ATTCAACCAAAGCACCTGTCCTGCGTGGGCCTGTCTTGCTTCTACATTGCCGTGAagtctgcagaggaggagaagaacgtgCCTCTGGCCAACGAACTGATCCGCATCAGTCAGAATCGCTTTATAGTGTCTGACATGATGAGGATGGAGAAGATCATCATGGAGAAGCTCTACTGGAAGGTGAAGGCCCCCACAGCCCTCCGCTTTCTTCGCCTTTTTCACAGCCACATTCAGAAGCAGCTCGACGATGAGAG CAAGAAGATACTGAGCCTTGAAAGACTGGAGGCGCAACTGAAAGCCTGTCACTGCTCATTTGTCTTCTCCAAGTTAAAG CCATCTCTGCTCGCTATGGCTCTCCTGTGTTATGAGGCCCTGGAACAGCACGACCCCGAGTACACTGACAACATACCAGAGGCCCTGAAaggtctgcagcagcagctgaac ATCAGAGATGGGGACCTGGTTTGTGTGCGGGAGTTGGTTGGGAAATGCCTGGCTGAATACGCCACCACCAGGTGCTCCAGGCACAGCATCCAGAGGCTTCGCTGGACTATTTCGGGAAGAACTGCACGTCAGCTGAAGCACAGCTACTACAAGATCACTCATCTTCCCACCATACCAGAGTCGGCTTGTTAA
- the gabra6a gene encoding gamma-aminobutyric acid receptor subunit alpha-6a, whose amino-acid sequence MAILIFTFVTFVCWITLGSVHGSEKIYSDNITLILDRLLDGYDNRLRPGSGGGITEVKTDIFVTSFGPVSDVEMEYTMDMFFRQMWVDERLKFEGPSEILRLNNRMVDKIWTPDSFFRNSKKSISHNMTTPNKLFRIMQNGTVLYTMRLTITSECPMRLMDFPMDGHACPLRFGSYAYTSSEILFTWRKGPVASVDCPAESMSLLQYDLVGQTLSSEIFKSNTGHYSVMVVHFFLKRKLGYYLIQTYIPLIMVVVLSQVSFWINKESVPARTVAGITTVLTMTTLSISARESLPKVAYATAMDWFIAVCFAFVASALVEFAAVNYFATLQANRLKKQKARQDTLEVLATGNDDDNASSDCSPQEGLKRRNHSTCRSEPGDVQPLPIFLQQGSAFPQIPQLAGTSPIDKYARILFPLAFALFNLFYWYIYLAKDTMESARDAVLKT is encoded by the exons ATGGCCATTCTGATATTTACGTTTGTTACTTTTGTCTGCTGGATAAC TCTTGGTAGTGTACATGGAAGTGAGAAAATTTACTCGGACAACATAACTCTCATTTTGGATCGACTTTTGGATGGTTATGACAACAGATTGCGACCTGGATCCGGAG GTGGTATTACAGAAGTGAAAACAGACATCTTTGTCACCAGCTTTGGACCAGTATCAGATGTTGAGATG GAGTACACCATGGACATGTTCTTCCGTCAGATGTGGGTTGACGAGCGGCTAAAGTTTGAAGGCCCCTCCGAAATCCTGCGGCTGAACAACCGCATGGTGGACAAGATCTGGACGCCAGATTCTTTTTTCCGAAACTCCAAGAAGTCCATTTCTCATAACATGACCACACCAAACAAACTCTTCCGCATCATGCAGAACGGGACTGTCCTCTACACCATGAG ACTGACAATCACTTCAGAATGTCCAATGAGGCTCATGGACTTCCCAATGGACGGCCACGCCTGTCCTCTCAGGTTTGGAAGTT atgcCTACACAAGCAGTGAAATCCTTTTCACTTGGAGGAAGGGACCAGTAGCATCCGTCGATTGTCCCGCTGAGTCCATGAGTCTTCTGCAGTATGACCTGGTGGGACAGACTTTGTCTAGTGAGATATTCAAATCAAACACAG GTCACTACTCTGTGATGGTGGTCCATTTCTTCCTCAAGAGGAAGCTGGGCTACTACCTCATACAGACTTACATCCCTCTTATAATGGTTGTTGTGCTGTCACAAGTCTCTTTTTGGATCAACAAAGAGTCTGTTCCTGCACGCACAGTTGCCG GCATCACCACAGTGCTGACCATGACCACCTTGAGCATCAGTGCCCGTGAGTCACTACCCAAAGTAGCCTATGCCACCGCCATGGACTGGTTCATCGCTGTGTGTTTTGCCTTTGTGGCGTCGGCTCTTGTCGAGTTTGCGGCGGTCAACTATTTTGCCACCCTCCAGGCCAACCGCCTGAAGAAGCAGAAAGCTCGACAAGACACGCTCGAGGTGTTGGCTACCGGCAACGATGATGACAACGCTTCG TCGGACTGCAGCCCTCAGGAAGGCTTGAAGAGGAGAAACCACTCAACGTGTCGCAGTGAGCCAGGAGATGTTCAGCCGCTGCCGATTTTCCTCCAGCAGGGCTCAGCTTTTCCTCAAATCCCGCAGCTGGCCGGCACTAGCCCCATCGACAAGTATGCCCGTATCCTCTTTCCCCTGGCCTTCGCCCTCTTCAACCTATTCTACTGGTACATCTACTTGGCCAAGGACACCATGGAGAGTGCCAG GGACGCGGTTCTTAAAACCTAA
- the nudcd2 gene encoding nudC domain-containing protein 2 has product MSVHFEERSGVVPCKTPWGSWYQTMEEVFIEVDVPHGTSGKEVKCHLGSRDIELQVKGKEMFKGKLFDTTMSDEATWTLEDKCLIRIILMKTNREAGNCWSSLLEGEYCANAWVQDQMQRKLTLERFQRENPGFDFSGAEISGNFAGGGPDFSSLQK; this is encoded by the exons ATGTCGGTGCACTTCGAGGAGCGCAGCGGCGTCGTCCCCTGCAAGACACCCTGGGGCTCCTGGTACCAGACCATGGAGGAGGTTTTCATCGAAGTGGATGTGCCTCACGGGACGTCTGGTAAGGAGGTCAAGTGTCATTTGGGATCCAGAGACATCGAACTGCAAGTCAAAGGGAAGGAAATGTTCAAG GGAAAGTTGTTTGACACAACCATGTCTGACGAGGCTACATGGACACTTG AGGACAAGTGTCTCATCCGGATCATTCTGATGAAGACTAACAGAGAGGCAGGGAACTGCTGGTCCTCCCTGCTGGAGGGGGAGTACTGTGCGAATGCCTGGGTCCAAGACCAGATGCAGAGGAAGCTCACACTGGAGAGGTTCCAGCGGGAG AATCCTGGATTTGACTTCAGCGGTGCGGAGATATCTGGGAATTTTGCTGGTGGTGGTCCGGACTTTTCCAGTTTACAGAAGTGA